DNA sequence from the Pseudomonadota bacterium genome:
CAGCATGGCTGCCAAGCTGCTCAAAAGACTCGTAGGAGTTTTAAGTACGCTCTGATCAACAAGGTTCCACGCTTTCAACAGGTCAAAGATCGCGGCACACTCCAAAGTAGAGCCCCGCGCAATACTATAGTAGCGCTTTTTGTCGGCAACGCCTGTTTTGCCAGCACCTTCTGCAATATTTAATGAAATGGAGCTGGCGGCGCGGCGCAA
Encoded proteins:
- a CDS encoding four helix bundle protein — protein: MRRAASSISLNIAEGAGKTGVADKKRYYSIARGSTLECAAIFDLLKAWNLVDQSVLKTPTSLLSSLAAMLSKLVFKG